In Papilio machaon chromosome W, ilPapMach1.1, whole genome shotgun sequence, a single genomic region encodes these proteins:
- the LOC106717557 gene encoding DNA mismatch repair protein Mlh1-like — MAEPGIIRKLDENVVNRIAAGEIVQRPANALKELIENSLDANATNIIITVKAGGLKYLRIQDNGTGIRHDNLDIVCERFTTSKLQQYEDLQEISTYGFRGEALASIGYISHLTILTKTAADKCAYKASYEIGKLKGPIKACAGNNGTQITVEDLFYNVLARKKSLRSAREEYSHIMEVVGGYAIHNSHVGFTLKKFGENTDIKTSIKSTVVENIRIIHGNNIARELLEIELKDETLKMSLHGFVTNVNYSHKRGTMLLFINHRLVDSQSIRKAVDSVYSTYLPKNAHSYVYLSIELDPRNVDVNVHPTKHEVQFLYEEQIIDKIKCCIEAKLLSCNSSKVMYTQARLPGTTMVDEIIKKTTDGVKMYAKDLVRVSSDTQKIDKFFQIASKRNENETNNAKETEKIVSEEIKDKPIVQINDEASDILENSLIEEPKEIKGKEKWNLHTAVEQANITYIDPKESFKTRIFKYERVETKLTSVKQLRMDVENNCNMNLREILANLIFIACIDCHQSLIQHSTKLYLCNTTKLTEELFYETLLYDFQNLGLMKLSNPLPLEELMMLGLKTQETEWNSQYGEMCEVAKQMTLLLLSKKEMLFEYFSLEMNADGELLALPLLLDGHTPFMGALPTYLVRLITEVNWDSEKECFDTFCRQTAIFYSQPNPDSIQETRKSEEWKQEHVIFPAIRRNFLPPNRFVTNGVILQIANLSDLYKVFERC, encoded by the exons ATGGCAGAACCAggaattattagaaaattagaTGAGAATGTTGTGAATCGTATAGCTGCTGGTGAGATTGTTCAAAGACCCGCCAATGCTCTGAAagaattaattgaaaacag ttTAGATGCAAATGctacaaacataataataaccGTTAAAGCGGGaggcttaaaatatttacgg aTCCAAGACAATGGTACTGGCATTAGGCATGATAATTTAGACATTGTTTGTGAGAGGTTCACAACATCCAAACTTCAACAATATGAGGACCTTCAGGAGATCAGTACATATGGCTTCCGAGGCGAAGCCCTGGCTAGTATCGGCTATATCTCACACCTCACTATACTCACGAAGACAGCGGCTGATAAATGTGCTTATAA GGCTTCATATGAAATTGGTAAACTGAAAGGTCCAATAAAGGCATGCGCTGGTAACAACGGTACACAAATAACTGTCGAAGACCTCTTCTATAATGTATTAGCTCGTAAGAAGTCTCTCCGAAGTGCAAGAGAAGAATATTCACATATAATGGAGGTTGTAGGCGGATATGCCATACATAACAGTCATGTTGGCTTCACATTGAAGAAATTCGGAGAGAATACAGACATCAAAACGTCTATTAAGTCAACAGTGGTGGAAAATATTAGGATT attCATGGAAATAATATCGCCAGGGAGTTGttagaaattgaattaaaGGATGAAACATTGAAAATGTCGCTGCATGGATTTGTTACTAATGTCAATTACTCGCATAAAAGAGGAACCATGCTGTTGTTTATTAATCATCGTTTAGTGGATTCACaga gtATACGAAAAGCGGTGGATTCCGTTTATTCAACATATTTGCCGAAGAATGCACATTCTTATGTCTACCTCAGTATTGAACtag ATCCAAGAAATGTAGATGTGAATGTACATCCAACAAAACATGAAGTTCAATTTTTGTATGAAGAGCAGAtaattgacaaaattaaatgttgcaTTGAAGCAAAACTGCTCAGTTGTAATTCATCCAAGGTTATGTATACtcag GCACGTCTACCAGGCACAACAATGGtcgatgaaattattaaaaaaacaaccgaTGGAGTAAAAATGTACGCCAAAGATTTGGTCAGAGTCAGTTCAGATACACagaaaattgataaatttttcCAAATCGCTTCCAAACGTAATGAAAACGAAACAAATAATGCAAAAGAGACAGAGAAAATTGTTTctgaagaaataaaagataaaccAATCGTACAAATTAATGATGAAGCTTCAGATATTCTAGAAAATTCTCTAATAGAGGAaccaaaagaaataaaaggcAAAGAAAAGTGGAATTTGCATACCGCAGTGGAACAAgcaaatataacttatatagatCCAAAGGAATCATTTAAAACCaggatatttaaatatgagaGGGTAGAAACGAAACTGACAAGTGTTAAACAACTACGTATGGACgtagaaaataattgtaatatgaaTTTGAGAGAAATATTAGCGAATCTAATATTCATCGCTTGCATTGATTGTCATCAATCTTTAATACAACATtctactaaattatatttatgtaatacgaCGAAATTAAC GGAGGAACTTTTCTATGAAACGTTGTTGTACGACTTTCAAAACTTGGGTTTGATGAAGTTGTCGAACCCGTTGCCTCTCGAAGAACTGATGATGTTAGGTCTAAAGACGCAGGAAACAGAATGGAACTCACAATATG gtgaAATGTGCGAAGTGGCAAAGCAAATGACATTACTTCTGCTCAGTAAGAAGGAAATGTTGTTTGAATACTTCTCATTGGAAATGAATGCAGATGGTGAACTTTTGGCGTTGCCTTTGTTGCTTG atggTCACACTCCATTCATGGGAGCTTTACCAACATATCTAGTTCGTTTAATTACCGAAGTGAATTGGGATTCAGAGAAGGAATGCTTCGATACTTTCTGTCGTCAGACCGCCATCTTTTATTCTCAACCGAACCCTGATTCTATACAAGAAACACGAAAATCAGAAGAATGGAAACAAGAACATGTTATATTTCCAGCGATACGAAGAAATTTTCTACCTCCAAATAGATTTGTGACTAACGGTGTGATATTACAAATAGCAAACTTAAGCGATTTATATAAAGTGTTTGAACGGTGTTGa